In one Sphingomonas sp. S1-29 genomic region, the following are encoded:
- the parE gene encoding DNA topoisomerase IV subunit B, whose translation MSNDLFAAPVTAGTDYNAASIEVLEGLEPVRRRPGMYIGGTDERALHHLAAEVLDNAMDEAVAGHATRIEVTLDAGNRLTIVDNGRGIPVDPHPRFPDKSALEVILSTLHSGGKFNGKAYATSGGLHGVGISVVNALSVDTVVEVARGRELYRQRFSQGQTLGGIEHLGGTPNRRGTSVAFTPDPEIFGAMQFKPARLHKLARSKAYLFAGVEIRWKCAPTLISDDTPAEAVFQFPGGLADHLKEQVGGRECATSEFFAGRQAFPDEQGSVEWAVAWPLWSDASYSWYCNTIPTPDGGTHEAGLRAALTKGLRAFGDLVGQKKAKDITADDLMVGTELMLSVFIREPQFQSQTKDRLTSPEAAGLVERAVRDHFDQYLSDRMERGKALLGYVLDRMDERLKRKAEREVKRKTATSARKLRLPGKLTDCSADDPKGTELFIVEGDSAGGSAKQARDRKTQAILPIRGKILNVASATSAKIMANLEIADLTLAMGCGTRKDCIPDNLRYERIIIMTDADVDGAHIATLLMTFFFQEMPELVKRGHLYLAQPPLYRLTVGAKSLYARDDAHRAEIERTVFKGKKVEVSRFKGLGEMNPMQLRETTMDPKTRGLLRITLPQEYEERAEVKDLVDRLMGTNPAHRFAFIQQNAARLEEDAIDA comes from the coding sequence ATGTCCAACGACCTGTTCGCCGCGCCCGTCACCGCCGGCACCGACTATAACGCCGCCTCGATCGAAGTGCTCGAGGGGCTCGAACCCGTTCGCCGCCGCCCGGGCATGTATATCGGCGGCACCGACGAACGCGCGCTGCACCACCTCGCCGCCGAAGTGCTCGACAATGCGATGGACGAAGCGGTCGCGGGCCATGCGACGCGGATCGAGGTGACGCTCGATGCGGGCAACCGGCTGACGATCGTCGACAATGGCCGCGGCATCCCGGTCGATCCGCATCCGCGCTTTCCCGACAAATCGGCGCTCGAGGTGATCCTCTCGACGCTCCATTCGGGCGGCAAGTTCAACGGCAAGGCCTATGCCACCTCGGGCGGGTTGCACGGCGTCGGCATCAGCGTGGTCAACGCGCTGTCGGTCGATACCGTGGTCGAGGTGGCGCGCGGGCGTGAGTTGTACCGGCAGCGCTTCAGCCAGGGGCAGACGCTGGGGGGCATCGAGCATCTGGGCGGCACCCCCAACCGGCGCGGCACCTCGGTCGCCTTCACCCCCGATCCCGAAATCTTCGGCGCGATGCAGTTCAAGCCCGCGCGGCTGCACAAGCTGGCGCGATCCAAGGCGTATCTGTTCGCGGGCGTCGAAATCCGCTGGAAATGCGCGCCCACGCTGATCTCGGACGATACCCCCGCCGAGGCAGTGTTCCAGTTCCCCGGCGGGCTGGCCGATCACCTCAAGGAACAAGTCGGCGGCCGCGAATGCGCGACGTCCGAGTTCTTCGCCGGACGCCAAGCCTTCCCCGACGAACAGGGCAGCGTCGAATGGGCGGTCGCCTGGCCGCTCTGGTCCGACGCGTCGTATAGCTGGTATTGCAACACCATCCCCACCCCCGATGGCGGCACGCACGAGGCGGGGCTTCGCGCCGCACTCACCAAGGGGCTGCGCGCGTTCGGCGATCTGGTCGGCCAGAAAAAGGCCAAGGACATCACCGCCGACGATCTGATGGTCGGCACCGAATTGATGCTGTCGGTCTTCATTCGCGAACCGCAATTCCAGAGCCAGACCAAGGACCGGCTCACCAGCCCCGAGGCGGCGGGCCTGGTCGAGCGCGCGGTGCGCGACCATTTCGACCAATATCTCTCTGACCGGATGGAGCGCGGCAAGGCGCTGCTCGGCTATGTCCTCGACCGGATGGACGAGCGATTGAAGCGCAAGGCCGAGCGCGAGGTGAAGCGCAAGACCGCGACCTCGGCGCGCAAGCTCCGCCTGCCCGGCAAGCTCACCGATTGCTCGGCCGACGATCCCAAGGGCACCGAATTGTTCATCGTCGAGGGCGACAGCGCCGGCGGCAGCGCCAAGCAGGCACGCGACCGCAAGACCCAGGCGATCCTGCCGATCCGCGGCAAGATTTTGAACGTCGCCAGCGCCACGAGTGCCAAGATCATGGCGAACCTCGAAATCGCCGATCTGACGCTGGCGATGGGTTGTGGCACCCGCAAGGACTGTATCCCCGACAATCTGCGCTATGAACGTATCATCATCATGACCGACGCCGATGTCGACGGCGCACACATCGCCACCTTGCTGATGACCTTCTTCTTTCAGGAAATGCCCGAACTGGTGAAGCGCGGGCATCTGTATCTGGCGCAGCCGCCGCTCTACCGCCTGACGGTGGGGGCCAAATCGCTCTACGCCCGCGACGACGCGCACCGCGCCGAGATCGAACGCACGGTGTTCAAGGGCAAGAAGGTTGAGGTTTCGCGCTTCAAGGGCCTTGGCGAGATGAACCCGATGCAATTGCGCGAAACGACGATGGACCCCAAGACACGGGGACTATTACGTATTACCCTGCCGCAGGAATATGAGGAGCGCGCCGAAGTAAAGGATCTGGTCGACCGGCTGATGGGCACCAACCCCGCCCACCGCTTCGCCTTCATCCAGCAAAACGCCGCGCGATTGGAGGAGGATGCGATCGATGCGTAG
- a CDS encoding outer membrane protein, which translates to MRQRTLSGAALGVVALLATSAPAFAQDANGETHFKGLYVGGSFGMSVQPNDVDETILFDRNLDGNFGDVVTTAAGPNAFSPGFCNGAANGATPAGACRNDEDGKEYFVRVGADHQIGNFVYGVMGEFGKSEVSDSVSAFSTTPANYVMTRDFDWNASVRGRVGYAAGGRSLFYAAGGPTYARINNSFSSTNTANAFTLEDRKSNSWGYAVGGGLEQKIGDNFSFGMEYMFNNYVDDDFRVNTSRGNAPVTNPFLLGAGSTDFQRSSNDFRFHSIRMTGAFRF; encoded by the coding sequence ATGCGTCAGCGTACTTTATCAGGCGCCGCCCTCGGCGTCGTCGCACTGCTTGCCACCTCGGCTCCCGCCTTCGCGCAGGACGCAAACGGCGAAACCCACTTCAAGGGCCTGTATGTCGGCGGTTCGTTCGGCATGAGCGTGCAGCCCAACGACGTCGACGAAACGATCCTGTTCGATCGCAACCTCGACGGCAATTTCGGTGACGTCGTCACCACCGCAGCCGGCCCCAACGCCTTCTCGCCGGGCTTCTGCAACGGCGCAGCCAATGGCGCGACCCCAGCGGGTGCGTGCCGCAACGACGAAGACGGCAAGGAATATTTCGTGCGCGTCGGCGCCGATCACCAGATCGGCAACTTCGTCTACGGCGTGATGGGCGAGTTCGGTAAGTCGGAAGTCAGCGACAGCGTTTCGGCGTTCAGCACGACGCCTGCCAACTACGTCATGACGCGCGATTTCGACTGGAACGCTTCGGTCCGTGGCCGCGTCGGCTATGCAGCGGGCGGTCGTTCGTTGTTTTACGCAGCCGGTGGCCCAACCTATGCGCGGATCAACAACAGCTTCTCGTCGACCAACACGGCGAACGCGTTCACGCTGGAAGATCGCAAGTCGAACAGCTGGGGCTATGCCGTCGGTGGCGGTCTCGAGCAGAAGATCGGCGACAATTTCTCGTTCGGCATGGAATATATGTTCAACAACTATGTTGACGACGATTTCCGCGTGAACACCAGCCGCGGCAATGCCCCGGTCACCAACCCGTTCCTGCTCGGCGCCGGTAGCACCGACTTCCAGCGCAGCAGCAACGACTTCCGCTTCCACAGCATTCGCATGACGGGCGCATTCCGCTTCTGA
- a CDS encoding serine hydrolase translates to MSKHRSASPSSIRKQDGASTSSARTEGGPSLPSRGAEVVTILNGDGDYDTAFTATFRAQISRAQFNAIAARLRSQYGQATGVERIDVTNRLQAVVIIGYQRGTATVSLSLDAAAPHAIGGLLITSTAPRGDSLERVTAEIEALPGSTGIGIYALGTDAPRALAQLNADVAAPIGSAFKLWVLAELAAQVKAGERRWADVVPLGAASLPSGITQGWPAGAPMTLQSLATLMLSISDNTATDTLMSALGRERIDARAVALGAPRTSLPVLATREAFALKSADAAAVAGWATLTPADRRARIAALPVKPLDPAMFSGTPLRPEIEWFASPAAMAATLDWLRREGDPTALAMLAVHQPSPATRRFAYAGYKGGSEPGVLSLNHLVRDKQGRWYAVAAAWHRSDALVEEPTLAGIVDRALTVIATPFVSSEVEKTD, encoded by the coding sequence TTGTCGAAGCACCGTTCTGCCTCGCCGTCGTCAATCCGAAAGCAGGACGGTGCTTCGACAAGCTCAGCACGAACGGAGGGAGGGCCGTCACTCCCCTCCCGCGGCGCCGAAGTCGTAACGATCCTCAACGGCGATGGCGATTACGACACCGCCTTCACCGCCACCTTCCGCGCGCAGATCAGCCGGGCGCAATTCAACGCGATCGCTGCCCGACTGCGCAGCCAATATGGCCAGGCCACCGGGGTCGAGCGGATCGATGTCACCAATCGGCTGCAGGCGGTGGTCATCATCGGCTACCAACGCGGCACCGCCACAGTGTCGCTGTCGCTCGACGCCGCCGCGCCGCATGCGATCGGCGGCCTGCTCATCACCAGTACTGCGCCGCGTGGCGACAGCCTCGAGCGCGTCACGGCCGAAATCGAGGCGCTGCCGGGCAGCACCGGGATCGGCATCTATGCACTCGGCACCGACGCACCGCGCGCGCTGGCGCAGCTGAACGCCGACGTCGCCGCGCCGATCGGCTCGGCGTTCAAGCTTTGGGTGCTCGCCGAACTCGCCGCACAGGTAAAGGCGGGCGAGCGCCGCTGGGCCGATGTCGTCCCACTCGGTGCGGCGTCGCTGCCTTCGGGGATTACCCAAGGCTGGCCGGCCGGCGCGCCGATGACGCTGCAGAGCCTGGCCACGCTGATGCTGTCGATCAGCGACAACACCGCCACCGACACACTGATGAGCGCACTCGGGCGCGAGCGGATCGACGCGCGCGCGGTGGCGCTGGGCGCGCCGCGCACCTCGCTGCCGGTGCTCGCGACGCGCGAGGCGTTCGCGCTCAAGAGCGCCGACGCGGCCGCGGTCGCCGGCTGGGCGACGCTGACGCCCGCCGACCGCCGCGCGCGGATCGCCGCGCTACCCGTCAAGCCGCTCGACCCGGCGATGTTCTCGGGCACGCCGCTTCGTCCCGAAATCGAATGGTTCGCCTCGCCCGCCGCGATGGCCGCGACGCTCGACTGGCTGCGGCGCGAGGGCGATCCGACGGCGCTGGCGATGCTTGCGGTACACCAGCCCTCGCCCGCGACGCGGCGCTTTGCCTATGCCGGCTATAAGGGCGGGTCCGAGCCCGGGGTGCTCAGCCTCAACCATCTCGTGCGCGACAAGCAGGGCCGATGGTATGCCGTCGCCGCGGCCTGGCACCGCAGCGATGCGCTGGTCGAGGAACCGACGCTGGCGGGGATCGTCGATCGCGCGCTGACGGTCATCGCCACCCCGTTCGTTTCGAGCGAAGTCGAGAAAACCGACTAG